TTCTTAAAAGCCGCGGGTTCcagaaaagcaaagaaagggAACATATCCCCCTCCTCCGTCTATGACGCTAAAAATGAAAGGAGATGCACCGATGCCTCTCCAGAAAAGCAAATTCCTACGCAGATTTCCCTTAACCTCAAACTTGCTGCTATCGTCAAATTCGAACGCGTCAGTATCCTGCAGTACTTGAACTATGTCCTCGTAACCTTCAGAACAGGACTCACCGTCTGGGATTTGATCCGGTGTGGTATTTGTAGGTAAACCCCGGCATGTTAGCCATGCTGGCATTATGGGACCTGCCTCCACCTTGGCTGAGCCATGCATAACGGGAATCACTTGCGCAGTGGCCGAGCCTGTGGCATCGGATGCACCTGCTCTGATCGAGGTTAGACTCTCTACGGCCTGATACGTAGACAACGCAGTATCAGAAAATTAAGGACCAATAAATCGGGTGAgagggtgggggaggggggcgAGTGGCACGCATACGAGGAGGAACTGTCGTTGTTCTCCATAGTTAAGACCGAAGTGCTGGGTCGCTAACGTAAGTGAAAAGTGGCTCTAACAACCAACCTTAAAAACCACTCGCATAAACAATAGAAACTCTAACGTGTCAATAGCCGTTAACAACCTTGCAATGCAGTTTCCCAAGGGACCGCCACGCACAAAAAAATAAGTATCAACCATatgaaaatatatttgcttTCCTTAAAATGGATTCTTTCGCTTTGTAGCCAGTCAATTTGCATACAACAGTTCTCCGTTTCGAGGTTCCATTTTGCCTTGTAATCAAATTACAATCAGGGACTGTAATTAGTTGATGTGAACCCATTTCACATTTAATTCGATCATAATTGAGGCCTAATGTGAACACGGCCTAAGTCAGTCGATTTATTTAGATTGAGCGGGAGTGACAGAGCATTCAACCGCCAACTTCGCTGACCGCTGACTTAATGAGTGTATGGTAAACAACCGATGTGACTTTATTCCGCGACAAAAGTTACCGTAACGGAATTCGAAAATATTTCAGTTCAAATACaggtaaaaaaatgaaaaactttggCAGAACGTTAACACAAGGCAAGCCAATCGGGAAAGACTCGTGGAGGTGCAGATGCTACTTTTTGCTGACAGTAAGCTAGCTGGCCCGcattcaaaggaaaaaataccgCGAGTTACAGGCGAAGTTGCACAAGCAGTGGGACCTTTACCAAGCCAGAGAAGAGATAGCGAGGCAGCTGCTGTGCTCAAAACCGTATGGACCAACTCGCGTCCACTAAACACTTCGCACCGCTGCTCACAGTggcaaaaacggctcctttaagAGCCAAGGAAGCCTCTTAAAGTCACAATTGTATGCCCCTGATCATACAgataaaaatagaaatgttCTTTATCGAATCCGTTCTATATCTAAATGATATCAAATATTATGCTGGACTCGAAATGCGACTTAAACTGTCACCTTGGCGACTAAAAATTCTCGTTTAGTCGCCGTTTTGGCGAgctcaaaaaaaagaaaaaaaatgaataataagcgATTCAGATTCAGAAACATGTGCCACATTTCTTTGCTGAGAGAAAGTGTGGATCACATCAAATTAATATGTCTGTTTACTTTCtctaaatttcaaattcaactcGACGCCATTATGAGGGGTTATTACTTTTGTGTAGATCGCGAGCGCGACACTTTGCATCCGCCATCTTGATTGCGTCTCGCTCGCGTGAAAGCTAGCATCGATTTCGACagttttatttgctttcttcAAATTTTGCTTGCGCATTGAGTATGTGTAATAAAAGGAGACTTTTATCTGATTGGTCAGTCCAATCTCGAATTTCATTGGTTAGCGAAAAATAAGTAGTAACCAAAGCAGTCACAAAACCAGGAATTTTCATTCAAAGCGTGTCATGATGATCgcataaacaaacaagaaacttgaaagaagaaaaacaaccaTCGATGGGTCACAAAGCTGACAGTCGTCTTCACGCGCTTCGAATGAATTGCCAAGATTTCAGAggattaaccaatgaaattccagattggacCGACAAATCAGACAAAATTCTCCTTTGTTGTCTGCGGTAAGATTGTCTTGCAAAGAGTGTTGATGgaaagttttgaatttgttcCTTAACTAAGAATGTCAGTCGGTCATCTACTGATAATAGCTTGTTAAtagctgaagaagaaaaaatgcaGCTGCAATAGACCTAATCGACTAACtcggtgttgtacccaattcaaatcttctTTGTGCGTTGCATTtccattagaatgtggcattcacatttaaatgatatggaaatgtatgaaacaaaaccttttattcccaaagggtttgaattgggtacaacattgagttagcccaTTAGGTATATTGTGTACCTTGAATCTCCACTATCGTCTGCACTGTTAAACCTTAATAGATTTGTTCCTTCTgtgtcttcaatttcttcatttcagTCGCCTCTTTTAGGTAGTGAgctcgcctacgtaggcgacTTCACAAAGCGTCGGTGAGTTCGCACGTAGGCAGGTTCGCACAGAAGCGAGTTGACCGGTATTCGCCATGCAGCACTGAATAGAATCATCTTAGTAGTTTTTAAGGGTAAGTTTCAGTGCTGGGAAATTCTCAAATTATCCTGTCTGAGCGTTAGCCTtaggaagggaaatgggcccacacaagaaCAGAGAAAGACCAGGTCGTGAGTTCGAATCCCACCATTCTCGTTGGTGACCTAACTTTTaacctggtcagagttttcctctctccttgtgtgggcccaattccatctgtacggctaacgctcacatggtctatgggttgaaacaccagCACTTTACGTTGCATTCTATCACTCTCGTTCTCAAtacaagtgctacacggccatacgttgctaacacaacgtaacccttccttgtatctacatattcattgccgtgcctttaacatcttcatttccaacgacctgctcccgtctgaccatgtagctcagtcggtggagcagttgtgatcaaacccgaaggtcgtgggttcaattcccaccctggtcagagttttcctctgtccttgtgtgggcccaattccatctgtagggctaacgctcacatggtctatgggttgaaaGACCAGCACTTTACgttacattctatcactctattaatttttaatttgcgTGACGAGCCCATCAAGAATAGGACGCACCTCACGCGCACAAATTAATGGAATATAACCTAGATTTGACGGTGTCAAATTTTTCTTCGATTATGAGTTCCATCAGCAAATTCGTAGCTATAAATCTACAGACAAGTCATCACGACAGGTGCTCGCCCCATACCACCGCCTTGCCCGATACCACCGAAGAGCTTGGTTTGAGCAAATGGAGAATGAATCCCGCGCATAATCTACTAGTTGTTACATTTTACATTATTACGCTGGGACTTCTAAACTGCGCCAGGGTAATGCGCAACAGGGGTAATTGAAACAAGAATTACGCTTTTAACAGCTATGTGCAACTATCCCAACCTGTAtgtaaagataaataaataaaaaaagttgtaaAGTTGTAAAAGTTGTAAACGTGTTGTTGCAATGATCGGTGGTCACTCCCTGGTCAGTGAAAGCGCCTAGCTGGTGAAGGttattagatttttttttccgtgCTCTctctcaagaaaaaaaaaacaaatttgtcaAGCAGCAAGAGTCAAGCGGGGGCTAATCAAAACTCTTGTGGGAACATTTCCATGCTCTTGAAGTCTTCTAATATTCCAGCAAGaaattcataaattatgaaatttaGTTTAAATTCATTTCACACCTTTTCTACCATATATTTGTTCATAACAACTGCATCACTTGTAGATCTATTAAATATCACAGCGGAGCCCACATTGTATAGTCAAAGTTACCTCCCTCATCATCCTAATCACAGTTAAGTTTTCTTCCATTCAGTTTCTCTTTACCTACAATCAGTTataaataacaaagaaattaagATAATCTACTGCTTTCACACCGTGCGGAATGGTTCATAAATACCTCTAAGGCGCTGTTGGAGCAACTGTAAAATGACATTGATCTCACTACTCTCCACAGCTGTTTCCTCAAGAAGTTTTACACAGTCACTAAGAGCACGCGGACAGAGTCTTCCTTCAGGGTATTTCTTGTGATACAAACTCCGTGCAATTTCTCTCAATGCCCATTCACACGCATCCTTCACCTCCTTCCTCACTGCATTAACCTTCTGTTCTCCTGCAAGTACCTTGTTTTCCAGTAGCTCCACTCGTCGTTCCGCTAATTGCCTCCCATTTTCTGGTGCAACCAAAGTATATTTTTCATGGCGCCGTAATTCTGTGATGGAGATGTGCTTAGCAATTTCCACACACTGCTTGCAAAGTTCCTCCATGAGAAATTCATTGGCCAAAACAAGAAAGTCAACCGCCTGATGAGGAGTTTTCTCCCTCTGCAACAAATATCTTTCACAGCGCTCGGTGAGCTGCTCCATTTGGTACTCTCTAGCCAAGGACAACAGGTAATAGCAGTTTTCTTCACTGACTACTTTTGATGTTGGATATATTACAAGCAGCATTTCCTTTATTTCAGCAGCTTTTTTTCCTGGTAGCGGTATTTCACTTGCTGTTTTCTCTTTGAATTCTGAGAGGAACATTTTTTCAAATACCGGAGACCACATAGACAAAGTTCCCTTGTGAACATAGAACTTTTTGTCttcaacaacaagaacaacatcACTAAGATGCCATGGCAGAGAGAAATCTGGTTGTGATCCCTTGGTCTGCATACCAGTAACTGAATTGAAATGCAACAAAATGAGCACTAAAGGCTTATATCAGTTCACTGCACTAAATTTCTCTTAGAGTAAAATGATACCCAACCATGATCCTTGCTGCATTTTTTTGCTAGTTGTTAACCGACCAGTAATGCACCTTTAAAATGCACTAGGAAATGTCCTCTTCACTGTATATTTAAAGAACATAAATATTTcagtgataatgataatgaattTGTGTAGCGCTAGAACTATAGAAGAATATTCAAAAGCGCTTTACCATAAGTTAGTTTAAAATCcctaaaaactaaaataacCGCAGTGATATGTTATGCTATGGTAAAACTGAAGTGAAATTCGAAAATCCCAAACtaagtcaaaattaaaatgagcTATTCCAGCAAATTAAAACCTTTcttaaaaagaaatgttttaagttgctttttaaaaatggcgaagCTGCTACTTGTTCTTATAGTTAATGGCAGCGAGTTCCATAAAACAGGTGGAGCATGAGAAAAGGCCCGATCTCCCAAGTGTAGAACAGTAGACTTTTGGAACGAACAGAAGAGATTTTGCAGACGAACGAAGAGCATAATTAGCAGCTGGTTTCAGGGATAGAATATCTAATGTAGGATGGACTCTGGTTGTGTAATGACTTGCCAtacaaaaagaaataatttgaactgCACTCTAAAAGTTACTGGAAGCCAGTGTAAGTCGATAAAAGCGGGTGTGATATGATCAGATTTCGCAatctgaaatttttcttttcatatatATCATAGTATGATATATGATCCTGCCCGCCTCTCAACTCCTTTAAAGGAACCTCCATTGCTGTGTCGCACTGGAAATTAAGGGTGCACACTTATGATTGGGTGTCGATCCAAGCTATTCTCCGGTCCGGTTTCGACTTCAATGTCTCTCGTTTAGCGGAGTCTTACAGTTTCAGCTTGTCCGGTCGCTTACGCTTATGCATTAACTCGTTTATCTACAGTCATTTATATGAACTGTGCAATTAAGTCATTTATATCTGTTACGTCAGTGCTACCTCGATAATTTGATAAACAAGCAGTTTTAGTTTCAAACGAAATGTTATCACTTTTCTTTCACTAAAATAGAAGTCTCTACCTTGCTCCTTGTTGGACCCTGCGATATCATTTTGTTTCCCTTAAATGTTTTTGCTGCCTGTGCTTCTTCGTCATCTGTTTGCCGCTTGAGAATTATGTAGCTGAAACTGTTTCTTCTCTGATGATAATATCGGCGGTGGCAAATCTTGCGCGTGCGCCGACCTTCTCTCTTTTGTGTCGAGAACGCGCCTATGTTAATTCAAAAGTCCAAGTGATTTGGTGTTCCCTTTTCCTGTCGCCTAAAGCTCTATCTACACAAGGCGATTGTATAATCCACAAGTCCAACCGTGCGTGAGCGACCTGATAAGCCGAAACCGGTCCGGACAAGCTGAAACTGCAAAAAAGACATTAAATTCGAAACCGGTCCGGAGAATGCCTTGTTTTGTTTGAGACGGCTGGATCGACACCCAGTCATAAGTGTCCATCCACAATTTCCAGTGCGAAACCGCAATGGAGGTTCCGTCAAAGGAGGTGAGAAGCGGGCAGAGGATCTAGATCCCTCTCCTGGCAAGAGGAATTCTGTGCAAAGTATATACGTAGTGAGGAATAAGCTTCTTGAGGCATAAATGTTTACAATCCGTTAACACTCCAACCGTTTAGAGCTCCGTCAGTGAATGAAGATTACGAATACAACAttgatttatgcaaaaaaatataGTACAATAATGGAATGTCAAGGTTCACAAATTTGATAGCATACATACGTTATTTTATAAACCTCTTACTACTGTAAATATTATCATAATGATAATAAGTTATAATTTTATACATTGTAAATAATCTTACTGTTAATTTTGAGCGCCTGAGATCATCTATTTATGGATCACGTGCTATATAAGTACTTAACGCGGGTCTTGGGAGAGACAAAAGTCGACCTTTTtcgatttaagcaatagaaaacgttttccatgtTTGCATAGCCTAAACACGAGTAGGGTTGGGAGagttcgagacagttatgccaacccgagacgaagtcaaggatttgcataactgtcgagaattctcccaacccctcaagtgtttatatcaggctatgcaaacacgggaaaaacgttttctattgctttcataaaataacttcctctaaaaagcTACAACGagggaaagataaaaaaattcattttactgattaaCACGTATCTtcttacaacattaatttgacaatggcattgtTCAACTGACCAATTAaaacttacatttgaaaatctggtgatcgGCGGTGTGGCGTGTTCAAAACTCGTTTTGGTTTCAAATATTCATGAAGTCCCAAACTGAAATTTGGGAaatcttctttcattttttaatttcagtttc
The nucleotide sequence above comes from Acropora muricata isolate sample 2 chromosome 12, ASM3666990v1, whole genome shotgun sequence. Encoded proteins:
- the LOC136893209 gene encoding BTB and MATH domain-containing protein 36-like; the protein is MQTKGSQPDFSLPWHLSDVVLVVEDKKFYVHKGTLSMWSPVFEKMFLSEFKEKTASEIPLPGKKAAEIKEMLLVIYPTSKVVSEENCYYLLSLAREYQMEQLTERCERYLLQREKTPHQAVDFLVLANEFLMEELCKQCVEIAKHISITELRRHEKYTLVAPENGRQLAERRVELLENKVLAGEQKVNAVRKEVKDACEWALREIARSLYHKKYPEGRLCPRALSDCVKLLEETAVESSEINVILQLLQQRLRGIYEPFRTV